The Syntrophobotulus glycolicus DSM 8271 DNA window AGGCGCTGAAAGAGATTGCGGATGAACTTTATCCCAACATGATATTTTTCGCCCAGAAACTGGTTCAGACCCCAAGTATCAGCGGCACGGAGGGGAAGCTGGCCGACTTGGATATCGCTGAAATGCAAAAGCTCGGCTATGATGAAGTTTTTCGGGACGCCCAGGGAAACATCGTCGGTGTCGTCAACGGGACGGAACCGGGACCGACAATTATGTATAATTCTCACATGGATCATGTGAGCCCCGGAGATCCGGCCAATTGGCTGGGCTATGACCCCTATGGGGGAGAAATTGATGTCTGTGCGGTGGATACCCGGGACAAAAAGCCCGATCAGGCGGAATGTATTCACGGACGGGGAGCCTCGGATGTCAAGTGCGGGGAAGCGGTGCAAATTTATACGGGAGGTCTGCTTTTGAAACTGCGGGAGAAAGGATTCCCCCTGAAAGGCAGGTTCCTGTTTACCGGGGTTGTGCAGGAGGAGCCGGCCGAAATGGTAGGAATGCTGCATTTGCTTGACCAGACATTTCCCGCCAAAGGACTGACGTATGATGCCATGGTTTCCTCAGAAGCCACTTCTTTAAAAATTTACTGCGGACACCGGGGCCGCGTGGAAATGCTGATCACGGTTTACGGCCGGACATCACACGGCAGTGCCCCCTGGCTGGGCGTTAATGCCATTTATAAAGCGCTGCCGCTCATCACCAGAATCAAAGACGAACTTTATCCGTCTCTGCCAAGTGATCCTGAGCTGGGACAGGCTTCCGTTTCCCTTAATATTATTGAATGTTCCCCCGGCGCATTATCGATTGTCCCGGACAGATGTATGCTTTCTCTGGACCGGAGGACCTTGCCCGGTGAAACAGCCGCTTCGGCCATTGCCCAGATTCAGAAGATCATTGATGATTTAGCGGCCCAGGATCCGGAGTTCAGAGCTGATGTTGCGGTTAAAAGTGCCGTCGAAACATCTTATACAGGATTATCTTATGAGGCGG harbors:
- a CDS encoding M20/M25/M40 family metallo-hydrolase — protein: MNGSEQNLIEALKEIADELYPNMIFFAQKLVQTPSISGTEGKLADLDIAEMQKLGYDEVFRDAQGNIVGVVNGTEPGPTIMYNSHMDHVSPGDPANWLGYDPYGGEIDVCAVDTRDKKPDQAECIHGRGASDVKCGEAVQIYTGGLLLKLREKGFPLKGRFLFTGVVQEEPAEMVGMLHLLDQTFPAKGLTYDAMVSSEATSLKIYCGHRGRVEMLITVYGRTSHGSAPWLGVNAIYKALPLITRIKDELYPSLPSDPELGQASVSLNIIECSPGALSIVPDRCMLSLDRRTLPGETAASAIAQIQKIIDDLAAQDPEFRADVAVKSAVETSYTGLSYEAAKDMDPWKISPDHGFVQAAAAALEALGQKVEYGYWDFGTDASKTCGIDRKPTIGYSPMQEQYAHTPYDKCRTDFMKTALEGNAAIYLNATLQGPETYKKVEWK